Proteins from one Embleya scabrispora genomic window:
- a CDS encoding metallophosphoesterase yields MPIQDSATGDTAVRLIQISDVHYRDAPGTHGFVQHDPDAGLAATLEGAADALASADVLVASGDLADTGEPGAYRRLGDVLQGLPVPVYCLPGNHDSHDAYTAGLPRTGVHLEPAVRIGSWLLLMVDTNALGREHVGDGVYRDLDDRMTRADGPELSAPEAARIREILAGSDAEHALLFLHQPPLAEICPNLDPSGRLGALLRDFPRIRAISGGHLHGSLEGEFAGVPVFVAPSTTYSIDYDGRRFDGPGYRTFTLHPDGRVESAAHTVPGPITDAMRARPAPRFLTELMMGLVTVEEMRALTDEQFEERFGEPRPVRGA; encoded by the coding sequence ATGCCCATCCAAGACAGTGCAACCGGCGACACCGCCGTCCGGTTGATCCAGATCTCCGACGTGCACTACCGGGACGCTCCGGGCACCCACGGATTCGTACAGCACGACCCGGACGCGGGATTGGCGGCCACCCTGGAGGGCGCCGCCGACGCGCTCGCCTCGGCGGACGTACTGGTCGCCTCCGGCGACCTGGCCGACACCGGCGAGCCGGGCGCCTACCGGCGGCTCGGGGACGTGCTCCAAGGGCTCCCGGTGCCGGTGTACTGCCTCCCGGGCAACCACGACAGCCACGACGCCTACACCGCCGGCCTGCCCCGCACCGGCGTGCACCTGGAACCCGCGGTACGGATCGGGTCCTGGCTGCTGCTCATGGTGGACACCAACGCGCTCGGCCGCGAACACGTCGGGGACGGGGTGTACCGCGACCTCGACGACCGCATGACACGTGCCGACGGGCCGGAGCTGAGCGCGCCGGAGGCGGCCCGGATCCGGGAGATCCTGGCCGGCTCGGACGCCGAGCACGCGCTGCTGTTCCTGCACCAGCCGCCGCTCGCGGAGATCTGTCCGAACCTGGACCCCTCCGGTCGACTCGGCGCGCTGCTGCGCGACTTCCCGCGGATCCGGGCGATCTCCGGCGGACACCTGCACGGCTCCCTGGAAGGCGAGTTCGCGGGTGTACCGGTGTTCGTGGCGCCCTCGACCACCTACAGCATCGACTACGACGGCAGGCGCTTCGACGGCCCCGGCTACCGGACCTTCACCCTGCACCCCGACGGCCGGGTGGAATCCGCCGCGCACACCGTGCCCGGGCCGATCACCGACGCGATGCGGGCCAGGCCCGCGCCGCGCTTCCTCACCGAACTGATGATGGGCCTGGTGACGGTCGAGGAGATGCGCGCGCTGACCGACGAGCAGTTCGAGGAGCGCTTCGGCGAACCCCGGCCGGTACGCGGCGCCTGA
- a CDS encoding NAD(P)/FAD-dependent oxidoreductase, translated as MGPRNTSDPAPSVEAVRSLADAAPVPFWLDQPDRPAPHAALIGDDHCDLAVVGGGYSGLWTALIAKERNPSRDVVLIEAHEIGWAASGRNGGFCAASLTHGFHNGLDRWEGELARLERLGEENLDEIEAAIERYGIECDFRRTGELNVATQPHQVEELREEIDLAAKYGTELTFLDRDEVRAEVDSPTYLAGVWDRTGCAIVDPARLAWGLKAACESLGVRVFERTKVTELAEHGSGMVLKTPYGRVFAGHVALGTNVFPSLVKRLRPFVVPVYDYAMMTEPLSAGQLAAIGWNNRQGIGDTNNQFHYYRLSADNRILWGGYDAVYHYGSRLSPELDQRPETFAKLAGHFFETFPQLEGLRFTHTWGGAIDTCSRFSAFFGTAYKGKVAYAMGYTGLGVGATRFGAEVMLDKLDGRPTERTELEMVRTKPLPFPPEPIKWAGVTMTKWSMDRADKNAGKRNLWLKTLDKLGMGFDS; from the coding sequence ATGGGTCCCCGGAACACGTCGGATCCTGCCCCATCGGTCGAGGCCGTCCGCTCGCTCGCGGACGCCGCGCCGGTTCCCTTCTGGCTGGACCAGCCGGACCGCCCCGCGCCGCACGCGGCCCTGATCGGCGACGACCACTGCGATCTCGCGGTGGTCGGCGGCGGGTACTCGGGCCTGTGGACCGCGCTGATCGCGAAGGAGCGCAACCCCTCGCGGGACGTGGTCCTGATCGAGGCACACGAGATCGGCTGGGCGGCCTCGGGTCGCAACGGCGGCTTCTGCGCCGCGAGCCTGACCCACGGCTTCCACAACGGCCTCGACCGCTGGGAGGGCGAACTCGCCCGGCTGGAACGGCTGGGCGAGGAGAACCTCGACGAGATCGAGGCGGCGATCGAGCGCTACGGCATCGAGTGCGACTTCCGCCGCACCGGTGAGCTCAACGTGGCCACCCAGCCGCACCAGGTCGAGGAACTGCGCGAGGAGATCGACCTCGCGGCGAAGTACGGCACCGAACTGACCTTCCTGGACCGGGACGAGGTGCGGGCCGAGGTGGACTCGCCCACCTACCTGGCGGGTGTCTGGGACAGGACGGGCTGCGCGATCGTCGACCCGGCCCGGCTGGCCTGGGGCCTCAAGGCCGCGTGCGAGTCGCTCGGCGTTCGCGTCTTCGAGCGCACCAAGGTGACCGAACTGGCCGAGCACGGCTCGGGGATGGTGCTGAAGACGCCCTATGGGCGGGTCTTCGCGGGCCATGTGGCGCTGGGCACCAACGTCTTCCCGTCGCTGGTCAAGCGGCTGCGGCCGTTCGTGGTCCCGGTCTACGACTACGCGATGATGACCGAGCCGCTGAGCGCCGGGCAGTTGGCGGCGATCGGCTGGAACAACCGCCAGGGCATCGGCGACACGAACAACCAGTTCCACTACTACCGGCTGAGCGCGGACAACCGGATCCTGTGGGGCGGTTACGACGCGGTCTACCACTACGGCTCGCGCCTGTCCCCGGAACTGGACCAGCGCCCGGAGACCTTCGCGAAGCTCGCGGGGCACTTCTTCGAGACGTTCCCGCAGCTCGAAGGCCTGCGCTTCACCCACACGTGGGGTGGCGCGATCGACACGTGCAGCCGGTTCTCGGCGTTCTTCGGGACGGCATACAAGGGCAAGGTGGCCTACGCGATGGGCTACACGGGCCTCGGCGTGGGCGCCACCCGGTTCGGCGCCGAGGTGATGCTCGACAAGCTCGACGGCCGCCCGACCGAGCGCACCGAACTGGAGATGGTGCGCACCAAGCCGCTTCCGTTCCCGCCGGAGCCGATCAAGTGGGCCGGCGTCACGATGACCAAGTGGTCGATGGATCGCGCCGACAAGAACGCCGGCAAGCGCAACCTGTGGCTGAAGACCCTGGACAAACTGGGCATGGGTTTCGACAGTTAG
- a CDS encoding ABC transporter permease: MAVVNWLRRNVIVLVGLLALGYMTLPNIVVLMFSFNDPNGRFNYTWNGFTTDAWEKPCGVAGICDSVEVSMKIAVLSTLIATALGTAIAFALGRYRFRARGAINTLLFLPMSMPEVVMGASLGTLFLNMRINTGFVTILIAHIMFCLSFVVVAVKARVLGMDPKLEEAAQDLYASPTQVFLRVTLPLAAPGIGAGAMLAFALSFDDFVITNFTSGNTVTFPMFVYGAAQRGTPPQINVIGSAMFVIAVLIVMIGQIRASRRARQRA, translated from the coding sequence ATGGCCGTCGTCAACTGGTTGCGTCGCAACGTCATCGTGCTGGTCGGCCTGCTCGCGCTCGGCTACATGACGCTGCCCAACATCGTCGTGCTGATGTTCTCGTTCAACGACCCGAACGGGCGCTTCAACTACACCTGGAACGGCTTCACCACCGACGCGTGGGAAAAGCCGTGCGGGGTCGCGGGCATCTGCGACTCGGTCGAGGTCAGCATGAAGATCGCGGTGTTGTCCACCCTGATCGCCACCGCCCTCGGCACCGCGATCGCCTTCGCGCTCGGCCGCTACCGGTTCCGGGCCCGGGGCGCGATCAACACGCTGCTGTTCCTGCCGATGTCGATGCCCGAGGTGGTGATGGGCGCCTCGCTCGGCACGCTGTTCCTGAACATGCGGATCAACACCGGTTTCGTGACCATCCTGATCGCGCACATCATGTTCTGTCTGAGCTTCGTGGTGGTCGCGGTCAAGGCCCGGGTGCTGGGCATGGACCCCAAGCTCGAAGAGGCCGCGCAGGACCTGTACGCGTCGCCCACCCAGGTGTTCCTGCGGGTGACCCTGCCGCTCGCGGCACCCGGTATCGGAGCCGGCGCGATGCTCGCGTTCGCGCTCAGCTTCGACGACTTCGTGATCACCAACTTCACCTCGGGCAACACGGTCACGTTCCCGATGTTCGTGTACGGCGCGGCCCAGCGCGGCACCCCGCCACAGATCAACGTGATCGGCTCGGCGATGTTCGTGATCGCCGTACTGATCGTGATGATCGGGCAGATCCGCGCGTCGCGGCGGGCCAGGCAACGCGCCTGA
- a CDS encoding CoA-acylating methylmalonate-semialdehyde dehydrogenase → MTNHVTHWIANAEWTGTSERRGDIHNPATGKVTGTVDFASVAEVDEAVSVAVRAFATWRNASLAKRSQVLFNFRELLNAKKDELAAIIVAEHGKVHSDALGEIARGQEVVELACGIPHLQKGGHSEQASTGIDVYSIRQPLGPIAIISPFNFPAMVPMWFFPIAIATGNTVILKPSEKDPSTANFLAELWKQAGLPEGVFNVVHGDKVAVDRILEHPDVKSVSFVGSTPIAKYVYENGTRYGKRVQALGGAKNHMLVLPDADLDLVADAAVNAGFGAAGERCMAISALVAVEPIADELIGKIKERMTKLRVGAGNDAASEMGPLVTRQHADKVLSYVQAGVDQGATLVVDGRTHPINGDDTAEGYWVGPTLFDNVTPEMSIYTDEIFGPVLSVLRVDSYDQGLALINANPYGNGTAIFTNDGGAARKFQNEVEVGMIGINVPIPVPVAYYSFGGWKNSLFGDLHAYGADGVQFFTRGKVVTQRWLDPSHGGINLGFPTND, encoded by the coding sequence GTGACGAACCACGTAACCCACTGGATTGCCAACGCGGAGTGGACGGGGACGTCCGAGCGTCGTGGTGACATCCACAACCCCGCCACCGGCAAGGTCACCGGCACGGTCGACTTCGCGTCCGTGGCGGAGGTCGACGAGGCCGTCTCCGTCGCCGTCCGGGCCTTCGCGACCTGGCGCAACGCCTCGCTGGCCAAGCGCTCCCAGGTGCTCTTCAACTTCCGCGAGCTGCTCAACGCCAAGAAGGACGAGCTGGCCGCGATCATCGTGGCCGAGCACGGCAAGGTGCACTCGGACGCGCTCGGCGAGATCGCCCGCGGCCAGGAGGTCGTGGAACTCGCCTGCGGCATCCCGCACCTGCAAAAGGGCGGCCACTCCGAGCAGGCGTCGACCGGCATCGACGTCTACTCGATCCGCCAGCCGCTCGGCCCGATCGCGATCATCTCGCCGTTCAACTTCCCGGCGATGGTCCCGATGTGGTTCTTCCCGATCGCGATCGCCACCGGCAACACGGTGATCCTCAAGCCGAGCGAGAAGGACCCCTCGACCGCGAACTTCCTCGCCGAGCTGTGGAAGCAGGCCGGCCTGCCCGAGGGCGTGTTCAACGTCGTGCACGGTGACAAGGTCGCGGTGGACCGCATCCTGGAGCACCCCGACGTCAAGTCGGTCTCCTTCGTCGGCTCGACCCCGATCGCCAAGTACGTGTACGAGAACGGCACCCGCTACGGCAAGCGCGTGCAGGCCCTGGGCGGCGCCAAGAACCACATGCTGGTGCTCCCGGACGCGGACCTCGACCTGGTCGCCGACGCCGCGGTCAACGCCGGCTTCGGCGCGGCCGGCGAGCGCTGCATGGCGATCTCCGCCCTGGTCGCGGTGGAGCCGATCGCCGACGAGCTGATCGGCAAGATCAAGGAGCGGATGACCAAGCTCCGGGTCGGCGCGGGCAACGACGCCGCGTCCGAGATGGGTCCGCTGGTCACCCGGCAGCACGCCGACAAGGTGCTGTCCTATGTACAGGCCGGCGTGGACCAGGGCGCGACGCTCGTGGTCGACGGCCGCACCCACCCGATCAACGGGGACGACACGGCGGAGGGCTACTGGGTCGGCCCGACCCTGTTCGACAACGTCACGCCCGAGATGTCGATCTACACCGACGAGATCTTCGGCCCGGTGCTCTCCGTGCTCCGGGTCGACTCGTACGACCAGGGCCTGGCCCTGATCAACGCCAACCCGTACGGCAACGGCACCGCGATCTTCACCAACGACGGTGGCGCGGCCCGCAAGTTCCAGAACGAGGTCGAGGTCGGCATGATCGGGATCAACGTGCCGATCCCGGTCCCGGTCGCCTACTACTCGTTCGGCGGCTGGAAGAACTCGCTGTTCGGCGACCTGCACGCGTACGGCGCCGACGGCGTGCAGTTCTTCACCCGGGGCAAGGTCGTCACCCAGCGCTGGCTCGACCCGAGCCACGGCGGGATCAACCTGGGCTTCCCCACCAACGACTGA
- a CDS encoding ABC transporter ATP-binding protein: MTEQQRAGASGDVSLAGLSKHYGSFTAVRPMDLTIPAGSFFALLGASGCGKTTTLRMIAGLEQPSTGTVRIGDRDVTALPPYKRPVNTVFQNYALFPHLSVADNVGFGLRRRGIKDTAKQVEDMLALVELGHLAKRKPTQLSGGQQQRVAVARALINTPQVLLLDEPLGALDLKLRRQMQLELKRIQTDVGITFVHVTHDQEEAMTMADTIAVMNGGRIEQLGSPVELYESPRTTFVANFLGQSNLIEAEVTGRADGDLLLDAQGNRLVLPAARSAADGDRLVMGIRPEKITIVHTSDAKVADGRNRLDGGVIVDAAFIGVSTQYVVRMPWGQEFTVFEQNMERDRRLVPGAGVLLHWNPEHGFGLESGDLTAGIAEASEDAA; the protein is encoded by the coding sequence ATGACTGAGCAGCAGCGGGCCGGCGCCTCCGGCGATGTCTCCTTGGCGGGTCTGAGCAAGCACTACGGGAGCTTCACGGCCGTCCGCCCCATGGATCTGACGATCCCCGCGGGATCGTTCTTCGCCCTCCTCGGCGCCTCGGGCTGCGGCAAGACCACGACGTTGCGGATGATCGCCGGACTGGAGCAGCCCTCGACGGGCACCGTCCGCATCGGGGATCGCGACGTCACGGCGCTGCCGCCGTACAAGCGCCCCGTCAACACGGTGTTCCAGAACTACGCGCTGTTCCCGCACCTGAGCGTGGCCGACAACGTCGGCTTCGGGCTGCGCCGACGAGGTATCAAGGACACCGCGAAGCAGGTCGAGGACATGCTCGCCCTGGTCGAGCTCGGACACCTGGCCAAGCGCAAGCCGACCCAGCTCTCCGGCGGCCAGCAGCAGCGGGTCGCGGTGGCCCGGGCGCTGATCAACACGCCGCAGGTGTTGCTCCTGGACGAGCCGCTGGGCGCGCTCGACCTCAAGCTGCGCCGGCAGATGCAACTCGAACTCAAGCGCATCCAGACCGACGTGGGCATCACCTTCGTGCACGTCACGCACGACCAGGAAGAGGCCATGACGATGGCCGACACCATCGCCGTGATGAACGGCGGCCGCATCGAACAGCTCGGCTCCCCGGTCGAGTTGTACGAGTCGCCGCGGACCACCTTCGTGGCCAACTTCCTCGGGCAGTCCAATCTCATCGAGGCCGAGGTGACCGGGCGCGCCGACGGCGATCTGCTGCTCGACGCGCAGGGCAACCGCCTCGTGCTGCCCGCCGCGCGCTCCGCCGCCGACGGCGACCGGCTCGTGATGGGCATCCGCCCCGAGAAGATCACCATCGTGCACACGAGCGACGCCAAGGTCGCGGACGGCCGCAACCGGCTCGACGGCGGAGTGATCGTGGACGCCGCGTTCATCGGCGTCTCCACCCAGTACGTGGTGCGGATGCCGTGGGGCCAGGAATTCACCGTCTTCGAGCAGAACATGGAGCGCGACCGGCGCCTGGTGCCCGGCGCGGGCGTGCTGCTGCACTGGAACCCGGAGCACGGTTTCGGACTCGAATCGGGCGACCTGACCGCGGGCATCGCCGAGGCGAGCGAGGACGCCGCGTGA
- a CDS encoding ABC transporter permease, whose amino-acid sequence MSALGTLGTGTTGGADTADKGGNEPARRGRWVPYALLAPGLLWLVVFFAVPMVVQGSTSLQTGNLTKGYDLTWHWATYWDAIEQYYPQFLRSFGYAAAATVMCLVIGYPLAYAIAFKAGRWRGMWLVLVIAPFFTSFLVRTLAWKTILADNGIVVDVLNTLRFTDVTAFLGLTQDDRVLATPLAVICGLTYNFLPFMVLPLYACLERIDPRLHEAAGDLYASPRTTFAKVTFPLSLPGVVSGTLLTFIPASGDYVNAQWLGSPDTGMAGNVIQTQFLRVLDYPTAAALSFILMLLIVLMVTAYIRKAGTEDLV is encoded by the coding sequence GTGAGCGCGCTCGGCACCCTCGGCACGGGCACGACGGGAGGTGCGGACACCGCCGACAAGGGGGGCAACGAGCCGGCCCGGCGCGGCAGATGGGTGCCGTACGCACTGCTCGCCCCCGGCCTGCTGTGGCTCGTCGTGTTCTTCGCCGTTCCGATGGTGGTCCAGGGCTCCACCTCGCTCCAGACCGGCAACCTGACCAAGGGCTACGACCTCACCTGGCACTGGGCCACCTACTGGGACGCGATCGAGCAGTACTACCCGCAGTTCCTGCGCTCGTTCGGCTACGCCGCCGCGGCGACCGTGATGTGCCTGGTGATCGGCTACCCGCTCGCCTACGCGATCGCGTTCAAGGCGGGCCGGTGGCGCGGCATGTGGCTGGTGCTGGTGATCGCGCCGTTCTTCACCAGCTTCCTGGTGCGCACCCTGGCCTGGAAGACGATCCTCGCGGACAACGGGATCGTCGTGGACGTGCTCAACACGCTGCGCTTCACCGACGTCACGGCGTTCCTCGGACTCACCCAGGACGACCGGGTGTTGGCCACGCCGCTCGCGGTGATCTGCGGATTGACCTACAACTTCCTGCCGTTCATGGTGCTGCCGCTGTACGCCTGCCTGGAACGGATCGACCCCAGGCTGCACGAGGCGGCCGGCGACCTGTACGCCTCGCCGCGCACCACGTTCGCCAAGGTCACCTTCCCGCTGTCGCTGCCGGGCGTGGTCTCCGGCACGCTGCTCACCTTCATCCCGGCCTCCGGCGACTACGTCAACGCGCAGTGGCTCGGCTCGCCCGACACCGGCATGGCGGGCAATGTGATCCAGACCCAGTTCCTGCGGGTCCTGGACTACCCGACCGCCGCCGCCCTGTCGTTCATCCTGATGCTGCTGATCGTGCTGATGGTGACCGCGTACATCCGCAAGGCGGGGACGGAGGACCTGGTCTGA
- a CDS encoding gamma-aminobutyraldehyde dehydrogenase — MQDFGNGHQYVGGQLRQGSSGETFDVVNPATGDTVETLTLADPSDVDAAVAAAKGAFPQWSGATPGERAGVLNKLAALIEERAEDFARVESAQAGKPIRLTTEFDVPGTIDNTAFFAGAARNLEGKAAGEYAAGSTSMVRREAIGVVGSIAPWNYPLQMAAWKILPAIAAGNTIVLKPAEITPLTSLMFARACTDAGIPDGVVNVVTGKGRTVGEYLMGHADVSMVSFTGSTGVGKRIGEVALRTVKRLHLELGGKAPFVVFDDADLDAAINGAVAASLINSGQDCTAATRAYVQRPLFDAFVAGVAELYQGVRLGDTTDPATDLGPLVSRRQQESVAGFVERARGYGATIVTGGEIPGGDLAKGAFYRPTLVTGVAQDSEIVQDEIFGPVLVVLPFDSDDEGIRLANDTPYGLAASAWTRDIFRSLRATREIQAGCVWVNDHIPIISDMPHGGYKASGFGKDMSQYSFDEYTQVKHVMYDGTGIARKDWHRTIFGAR, encoded by the coding sequence ATGCAGGACTTCGGCAACGGTCATCAGTACGTCGGGGGACAACTGCGGCAGGGCTCGTCCGGGGAGACGTTCGACGTGGTGAACCCCGCCACCGGCGACACGGTCGAGACGCTCACCCTCGCGGACCCCTCGGACGTGGACGCGGCGGTCGCCGCCGCCAAGGGCGCCTTCCCGCAGTGGTCGGGCGCCACCCCGGGCGAGCGGGCCGGCGTACTGAACAAACTCGCCGCCCTCATCGAGGAGCGGGCCGAGGACTTCGCCCGGGTGGAGAGCGCGCAGGCGGGCAAGCCGATCCGGCTGACCACCGAGTTCGACGTACCGGGCACGATCGACAACACCGCGTTCTTCGCGGGCGCCGCGCGCAACCTGGAGGGCAAGGCGGCCGGGGAGTACGCGGCCGGCTCCACCTCCATGGTGCGCCGCGAGGCGATCGGCGTGGTCGGCTCGATCGCGCCGTGGAACTACCCGCTGCAGATGGCCGCCTGGAAGATCCTCCCGGCGATCGCGGCGGGCAACACCATCGTGCTCAAGCCGGCCGAGATCACTCCCCTCACCTCGCTGATGTTCGCCCGCGCGTGCACCGACGCGGGCATCCCCGACGGTGTGGTCAACGTGGTCACCGGCAAGGGACGCACCGTCGGCGAGTATCTGATGGGCCACGCCGACGTGTCGATGGTCTCCTTCACCGGCTCCACCGGGGTGGGCAAGCGGATCGGCGAGGTGGCCCTGCGCACGGTCAAGCGGCTGCACCTCGAACTGGGCGGGAAGGCCCCGTTCGTGGTCTTCGACGACGCCGACCTCGACGCCGCGATCAACGGCGCGGTCGCCGCGTCCCTGATCAACTCCGGCCAGGACTGCACCGCCGCCACCCGCGCCTATGTCCAGCGCCCGCTCTTCGACGCGTTCGTCGCCGGGGTCGCGGAGCTGTACCAGGGTGTGCGCCTGGGCGACACCACGGACCCCGCGACCGACCTCGGCCCGCTCGTCTCGCGCCGCCAGCAGGAGTCGGTGGCCGGCTTCGTCGAGCGTGCCCGCGGCTACGGCGCCACCATCGTCACCGGCGGCGAGATCCCCGGCGGCGACCTGGCCAAGGGCGCCTTCTACCGGCCGACGCTGGTCACCGGGGTGGCCCAGGACAGCGAGATCGTGCAGGACGAGATCTTCGGCCCGGTGCTGGTGGTGCTGCCGTTCGACAGCGACGACGAGGGCATCCGGCTCGCCAACGACACCCCGTACGGCCTCGCCGCCTCCGCGTGGACCCGTGACATCTTCCGCTCGCTGCGCGCGACCCGGGAGATCCAGGCCGGCTGCGTGTGGGTCAACGACCACATCCCGATCATCAGCGACATGCCGCACGGCGGCTACAAGGCCTCCGGCTTCGGCAAGGACATGTCGCAGTACTCCTTCGACGAGTACACCCAGGTCAAGCACGTCATGTACGACGGCACGGGCATCGCCCGCAAGGACTGGCACCGGACCATCTTCGGAGCTCGGTAG